In a single window of the Vitis vinifera cultivar Pinot Noir 40024 chromosome 6, ASM3070453v1 genome:
- the LOC100258712 gene encoding syntaxin-71 isoform X2: MSTSSAISMPMVTMPLLASTPASKLTLNRLFMAAAVALNAEIRRTKARLLEEVVKLQKLVLKKVKGLTKEELSIRNDLVLALPERIRAIPDGSMAGAKQTANWAASASHKNIMFDSSDGNFDSEFFQQSEESSQFRQEYEMRRMKQDQGLDVISEGLDTLKNLANDMNEELDRQVPLIDEIDTKVDKATSDIKNTNVRLKETVTKMRSSQNFCIDIILLCVILGIASYLYNVLK; encoded by the exons ATGTCGACAAGCAGCGCGATCTCAATGCCTATGGTGACGATGCCTTTGCTCGCCTCTACGCCAGCGTCGAAGCTAACATTGAATCGGCTCTTCAT GGCTGCTGCCGTTGCACTGAATGCTGAGATTCGTCGAACCAAGGCTCGGTTGCTAGAGGAAGTTGTCAAGCTGCAGAAATTGGTGCTCAAAAAG GTTAAAGGGCTCACAAAAGAAGAACTAAGTATCCGTAATGATTTGGTCCTGGCTCTACCAGAAAGAATTCGAGCAATACCAGATGGGAGCATGGCAGGAGCCAAACAAACTGCAAATTGGGCAGCTTCGGCATCTCATAAAAACATCATGTTTGACTCATCAG ATGGAAATTTTGACAGCGAGTTTTTCCAACAAAGTGAAGAATCAAGTCAGTTTAGACAAGAATATGAAATGAGGAGAATGAAACAG GATCAAGGTCTAGATGTTATATCAGAAGGGTTAGACACACTGAAGAATTTGGCCAATGATATGAATGAG GAATTAGATCGGCAAGTTCCACTGATTGATGAAATTGATACAAAG GTAGACAAGGCAACATCTGACATTAAGAATACTAATGTTAGACTCAAGGAAACCGTTACCAAG ATGAGGTCCAGTCAAAACTTCTGTATTGACATAATTCTTCTGTGCGTAATTCTGGGAATCGCTTCCTATTTATACAA TGTATTGAAATGA
- the LOC100260422 gene encoding protein transport protein Sec61 subunit beta, which yields MARGSSQSQASTTATSRPGPVGMAPRGTAAATAGMRRRRVGGGSGGSSSGYGGGGSGSNMLRFYTDDAPGLKITPTVVLVMSLCFIGFVTALHVFGKIYRYKAGGGP from the coding sequence ATGGCGAGAGGCTCTTCTCAGTCGCAGGCGTCGACGACCGCCACCTCCCGGCCCGGCCCTGTCGGCATGGCTCCGCGGGGGACGGCGGCCGCCACTGCAGGGATGCGTCGCCGACGTGTTGGAGGCGGTAGCGGAGGCTCATCCAGCGGATACGGTGGCGGCGGCAGCGGAAGCAATATGCTGAGATTCTACACCGACGACGCTCCTGGACTCAAGATCACGCCTACCGTCGTCCTCGTTATGAGTCTCTGCTTCATCGGCTTCGTCACTGCTCTCCACGTCTTCGGCAAGATTTATCGCTACAAAGCTGGTGGCGGACCTTGA
- the LOC100258712 gene encoding syntaxin-71 isoform X1 has translation MSVIDIIFRVDQICKKFDKYDVDKQRDLNAYGDDAFARLYASVEANIESALHKSEISLIETNRAAAVALNAEIRRTKARLLEEVVKLQKLVLKKVKGLTKEELSIRNDLVLALPERIRAIPDGSMAGAKQTANWAASASHKNIMFDSSDGNFDSEFFQQSEESSQFRQEYEMRRMKQDQGLDVISEGLDTLKNLANDMNEELDRQVPLIDEIDTKVDKATSDIKNTNVRLKETVTKMRSSQNFCIDIILLCVILGIASYLYNVLK, from the exons ATGAGCGTGATCGACATTATTTTCCGAGTTGATCAAATATGCAAGAAATTCGACAAGTACGATGTCGACAAGCAGCGCGATCTCAATGCCTATGGTGACGATGCCTTTGCTCGCCTCTACGCCAGCGTCGAAGCTAACATTGAATCGGCTCTTCAT AAATCTGAAATTTCTCTGATAGAGACGAATAGGGCTGCTGCCGTTGCACTGAATGCTGAGATTCGTCGAACCAAGGCTCGGTTGCTAGAGGAAGTTGTCAAGCTGCAGAAATTGGTGCTCAAAAAG GTTAAAGGGCTCACAAAAGAAGAACTAAGTATCCGTAATGATTTGGTCCTGGCTCTACCAGAAAGAATTCGAGCAATACCAGATGGGAGCATGGCAGGAGCCAAACAAACTGCAAATTGGGCAGCTTCGGCATCTCATAAAAACATCATGTTTGACTCATCAG ATGGAAATTTTGACAGCGAGTTTTTCCAACAAAGTGAAGAATCAAGTCAGTTTAGACAAGAATATGAAATGAGGAGAATGAAACAG GATCAAGGTCTAGATGTTATATCAGAAGGGTTAGACACACTGAAGAATTTGGCCAATGATATGAATGAG GAATTAGATCGGCAAGTTCCACTGATTGATGAAATTGATACAAAG GTAGACAAGGCAACATCTGACATTAAGAATACTAATGTTAGACTCAAGGAAACCGTTACCAAG ATGAGGTCCAGTCAAAACTTCTGTATTGACATAATTCTTCTGTGCGTAATTCTGGGAATCGCTTCCTATTTATACAA TGTATTGAAATGA
- the LOC100233065 gene encoding MLO-like protein 6, giving the protein MAGATGGRSLEQTPTWAVAVVCFVLVLISIIIEYIIHLTGKWLKKKHKRALYEALEKVKSELMLLGFISLLLTVGQGLISTICISKSVAATWHPCSKSEEEKSTTTEESDTESDNRRKLLSISGFGGGSRRVLAAAGEDKCSAKGQAPFVSSDAIHQLHIFIFVLAIFHVLYCILTLALGTAKMRRWKAWEKETRTVEYQFSHDPERFRFARETSFGRRHLSFWTNTPFLIWIVCFFRQFVRSVPKVDYFTLRHGFIMAHLAPQSHAKFDFQKYINRSLEEDFKVVVGISPPIWFFAVLFLLLNTHGWYSYLWLPFIPLIVILLVGTKLQVIITKMGLRIQERGEVVKGVPVVQLGDDLFWFNRPRLVLYLIHFVLFQNAFQLAFFAWTWYEFGFKSCFYAHTEDVVIRISMGVIIQILCSYVTLPLYALVTQMGSTMKPTIFHERVATALRNWHHTAKKNIKHNKHSGLATPMSSRPTTPSRGTSPAYLLRYYRSDMDSLQASPRRSNLDMEHWETDGSPSPSHPHHGDGSSSHHNQLHQGTSLEHDRDISAPSSSQVVPLPQPTLHQHEIDVVRKEFSFDRRERT; this is encoded by the exons ATGGCTGGGGCAACCGGAGGAAGGTCGCTGGAGCAGACGCCGACATGGGCTGTTGCTgtagtttgttttgttttggtgTTGATTTCTATTATCATTGAGTACATCATTCATCTCACTGGAAAG tGGTTGAAGAAGAAACACAAGAGAGCTCTATATGAAGCGCTGGAAAAGGTCAAATCAG AGCTAATGTTGCTAGGGTTCATATCCTTGCTCCTAACAGTAGGACAAGGTCTGATATCGACTATATGTATATCAAAGAGTGTTGCAGCAACTTGGCATCCATGCAGCAAGTCTGAAGAAGAGAAGAGCACAACGACTGAAGAATCAGACACCGAATCCGATAATAGACGAAAACTTCTCAGCATATCGGGTTTTGGTGGAGGCAGCCGACGCGTTTTGGCGGCAGCTGGAGAAGACAAATGTTCAGCTAAG GGTCAAGCCCCATTTGTGTCGTCGGATGCTATTCACCAACTGCACATATTCATCTTCGTACTGGCCATTTTCCATGTCCTTTACTGCATCTTAACCCTGGCTTTGGGCACAGCTAAG ATGAGAAGGTGGAAGGCATGGGAAAAGGAAACAAGAACAGTCGAGTACCAGTTCTCCCACG ATCCGGAGAGGTTCAGGTTTGCCAGGGAGACGTCTTTTGGAAGAAGGCACTTGAGTTTCTGGACCAATACACCCTTTCTCATCTGGATA GTATGTTTCTTCAGACAGTTCGTTAGGTCCGTTCCAAAAGTTGACTACTTCACCTTAAGACATGGATTTAtcatg gCACATTTGGCACCTCAAAGCCATGCAAAATTTGATTTCCAAAAATATATCAATAGATCGCTGGAGGAGGATTTCAAGGTGGTTGTGGGTATCAG tCCACCAATATGGTTCTTTGCCGTGCTATTCCTTCTCCTCAACACTCATG GCTGGTACTCTTATCTATGGCTGCCATTCATCCCACTGATT GTTATCCTATTGGTGGGAACCAAGTTACAGGTGATCATAACCAAGATGGGGCTTAGAATTCAAGAAAGGGGAGAGGTTGTGAAGGGAGTGCCGGTTGTTCAGCTTGGTGATGACCTCTTCTGGTTCAATCGCCCTCGCCTCGTTCTCTACCTCATCCATTTTGTGCTCTTTCAGAACGCATTTCAGCTGGCTTTCTTCGCATGGACTTGG TATGAATTCGGGTTTAAGTCTTGTTTCTATGCACACACTGAAGATGTGGTGATCAGGATTTCCATGGG GGTCATCATACAGATTCTTTGCAGCTACGTAACTCTCCCGCTCTATGCCCTGGTGACACAGATGGGTTCAACCATGAAGCCAACGATCTTCCATGAGAGAGTAGCCACGGCTCTAAGGAACTGGCACCACACGGCTAAGAAAAACATCAAACACAACAAGCATTCTGGGCTAGCCACACCCATGTCAAGTAGGCCAACAACGCCTTCCCGCGGCACGTCCCCTGCTTACCTCTTGCGCTACTACCGGAGCGACATGGACAGCCTCCAAGCATCCCCGAGAAGGTCCAACTTGGACATGGAGCATTGGGAGACTGATGGGTCCCCCTCCCCCTCGCACCCGCACCATGGTGACGGCTCATCCTCTCACCACAACCAGCTCCACCAAGGAACGTCCTTGGAACATGATAGAGACATCAGCGCGCCTAGCTCCTCCCAAGTGGTTCCTCTTCCACAACCCACTCTCCACCAACACGAAATCGATGTTGTGCGCAAGGAATTTTCATTTGATCGAAGAGAGAGGACGTGA
- the LOC100253566 gene encoding NAC domain-containing protein 72-like, with product MEREPNSSFQFPPGFRFHPSDEELIVHYLQKKVTSHPLPASVIAEIDLYKYNPWELPKKALFGEEEWYFFSPRDRKYPNGVRPNRAAASGFWKATGTDKPILTSCGSKSIGVKKALVFYIGRPPRGVKTEWIMNEYRLLNTMNRPGSRSKGSMRLDDWVLCRVRHKGNMPKNTCEGQDSPSTELISYLPKIEEQQPMHTKHNDMDTGYLYNHCELIASILAGHPLPHNETISNVTFKGSNNSNSHGSVHEDGSDKVNLPITVSSFDSFFNPLNGNSTEKHRYENPPPSQKMLTSNNEDESLSPHKTSTNNHMNFHSQSQSQVSIINSNPSNPICLQKPNHVLHRQISTVMNWPFTEGNGS from the exons ATGGAGAGAGAACCTAATTCAAGTTTCCAGTTTCCCCCTGGTTTCCGGTTCCATCCTTCTGACGAAGAGCTGATAGTCCATTACTTGCAAAAGAAAGTGACGTCACATCCACTCCCAGCATCCGTGATAGCTGAGATAGATCTGTATAAGTATAATCCATGGGAGCTACCTA AGAAGGCTTTGTTTGGAGAAGAAGAATGGTACTTCTTCAGTCCAAGAGATCGTAAGTACCCAAACGGAGTAAGGCCTAATAGAGCAGCAGCTTCAGGTTTTTGGAAGGCAACTGGAACTGACAAGCCTATTCTTACTTCCTGTGGATCAAAAAGCATTGGGGTGAAGAAAGCTTTGGTCTTCTATATTGGTCGGCCTCCAAGGGGAGTGAAGACTGAATGGATCATGAATGAGTACAGATTGCTCAACACAATGAACCGACCAGGGTCAAGGTCAAAAGGATCCATGAGA TTGGATGATTGGGTACTATGCCGGGTCCGCCATAAAGGCAACATGCCAAAGAACACATGTGAAGGTCAAGACAGTCCTAGCACAGAATTGATAAGCTACTTACCAAAGATTGAGGAGCAACAACCTATGCATACAAAGCATAATGACATGGACACAGGTTATCTCTACAATCATTGCGAATTAATAGCTTCCATACTTGCTGGTCATCCTCTTCCTCATAATGAAACCATTTCTAATGTAACCTTCAAAGGGAGCAACAACAGCAATAGCCATGGTTCAGTTCATGAAGATGGTTCAGATAAAGTGAATTTGCCAATTACAGTTTCTTCCTTTGACAGTTTTTTCAACCCATTGAATGGGAACTCCACAGAGAAACATAGGTACGAAAATCCCCCTCCATCTCAGAAGATGCTAACTAGCAACAATGAAGATGAGAGTCTTTCACCTCACAAGACATCAACCAACAATCATATGAATTTCCATAGCCAAAGCCAGTCTCAAGTCAGCATCATCAATTCTAATCCCTCAAATCCCATCTGCTTACAGAAGCCTAATCATGTGCTTCACAGACAGATATCTACAGTAATGAACTGGCCCTTCACAGAAGGAAATGGTTCTTAA